Proteins encoded within one genomic window of Flavobacterium sp. NG2:
- a CDS encoding T9SS type A sorting domain-containing protein — MKKFYLSILFAIAFMAITNAQTFNFTNSNDNFTPTGSSAVTLNPTTITYTITGGRTNFYIDQATVANGGWALNSANYNYVKVVMKNNSNLGFLTIRNGGTNLGNTAVTLSKNDTEFKTYYYQLNAAAYTGTIDGFRVFFGTGTTASTDNIEIDKVEFINFIATPTSNGFVKNPGFEDQLGNSTPWKTSSNAYVKTLLDYANGRTGQASMKFEYLSNDTPANMFIFSDDTIGVEPGAPGATYGVGSVIEVKCWIKTTVGTPAFNMLMRFPLRDGVSTTPLKNVDGIGAVPAGDGNWHQITFSYTTTASDPDFKTIGIWPGILSSEGLGGLNTTHAVWLDDFTSTFTGITLGTKKNTLEGVSIYPNPTTDVLNVNAPEGSSIEIFNTLGAVVKTAKGTTSVSVSDLASGLYLVKVSKDGKTYQDKIVKK; from the coding sequence ATGAAAAAATTCTACCTTTCAATTTTATTTGCTATTGCTTTTATGGCAATAACAAATGCGCAAACTTTTAATTTTACTAATTCTAATGACAATTTTACACCAACGGGAAGTTCCGCGGTAACTTTGAATCCCACTACAATTACCTATACAATTACTGGTGGTAGGACTAATTTCTATATTGATCAAGCTACTGTAGCTAACGGGGGCTGGGCTTTAAACTCCGCAAACTACAATTACGTAAAAGTGGTCATGAAAAACAATTCTAACCTAGGTTTTTTAACCATTAGAAATGGTGGTACTAACCTAGGAAACACAGCAGTAACTTTAAGCAAGAATGACACGGAGTTTAAAACCTATTATTATCAACTTAATGCAGCAGCTTACACAGGAACTATAGATGGATTTAGAGTGTTTTTTGGAACTGGAACTACGGCATCTACTGACAATATTGAGATTGATAAAGTTGAATTCATTAATTTCATAGCTACACCAACAAGCAATGGCTTCGTTAAGAACCCAGGTTTTGAAGATCAGTTAGGTAATAGCACACCATGGAAAACGAGCAGTAATGCTTATGTAAAAACGTTACTTGATTATGCTAACGGAAGAACTGGACAAGCAAGTATGAAATTTGAATACTTAAGTAATGACACGCCTGCAAACATGTTTATCTTTAGTGACGACACAATAGGTGTTGAGCCAGGTGCCCCGGGAGCAACATATGGGGTAGGATCTGTAATAGAAGTAAAGTGTTGGATAAAAACTACTGTAGGAACTCCTGCCTTTAATATGTTGATGAGATTCCCTTTAAGAGATGGAGTTAGTACAACACCTCTAAAAAATGTAGATGGAATAGGAGCTGTACCTGCAGGAGATGGTAACTGGCATCAAATAACGTTTAGTTACACGACTACGGCTTCTGATCCAGACTTTAAGACAATAGGAATTTGGCCTGGTATATTATCATCTGAGGGATTAGGTGGCTTAAATACTACACATGCTGTTTGGTTAGATGATTTTACCTCTACCTTTACAGGTATTACTTTAGGAACTAAAAAGAATACTCTTGAAGGAGTTTCAATTTATCCTAATCCAACTACTGATGTATTAAATGTAAACGCTCCAGAAGGAAGTTCAATTGAAATTTTTAATACTTTAGGAGCAGTTGTAAAAACAGCTAAAGGAACAACTTCAGTTTCAGTTTCAGATTTAGCATCAGGTTTATACTTAGTAAAAGTATCTAAAGACGGTAAAACCTACCAAGATAAGATAGTTAAAAAATAA
- a CDS encoding T9SS type A sorting domain-containing protein — MKNFKKYSKYFLFFVLQWGTTVIFAQENTAVPYTIRCGETVNDAKISLSSGNYKMYLKVWVANGTDIKGIKTSLNPVAKELSWDFKNLVQGQWVTLSQEFSIEESITDQIFEVEILEDDYSGVGAGNFYLDAFYIEFVSSLGTEDFENSTVTIFPNPVTDLLNINCPIGSSVMLYNNSGMLVKKINTHEELSQFPISNLASGVYVLKITNAEKIFSRKIIIR, encoded by the coding sequence ATGAAAAATTTTAAAAAATACAGCAAATACTTCTTATTCTTCGTTTTACAATGGGGAACAACAGTAATATTTGCTCAGGAAAATACAGCTGTTCCTTATACAATTCGTTGCGGAGAAACCGTCAATGATGCCAAAATTTCCCTATCTTCAGGGAACTACAAAATGTATCTAAAAGTTTGGGTCGCGAATGGTACCGACATCAAGGGAATTAAAACGAGCCTGAATCCAGTTGCTAAGGAATTAAGTTGGGATTTTAAAAATCTGGTCCAAGGACAGTGGGTCACTTTAAGTCAAGAATTTTCGATTGAAGAATCGATAACAGATCAGATTTTTGAAGTGGAAATACTCGAGGACGATTATTCAGGAGTGGGTGCTGGAAATTTTTATTTAGATGCTTTTTATATAGAGTTTGTCTCTAGTTTAGGGACGGAAGATTTTGAGAATAGTACCGTAACTATTTTTCCTAATCCTGTTACGGACTTGCTTAATATTAACTGTCCAATAGGGAGTTCCGTTATGCTTTACAATAATAGTGGAATGCTAGTCAAAAAAATCAATACTCATGAGGAACTAAGTCAGTTTCCTATATCCAATTTGGCTTCTGGAGTTTATGTATTGAAGATAACTAATGCTGAAAAAATATTTTCAAGAAAAATAATTATACGTTAA